The Candidatus Thorarchaeota archaeon genome includes the window TAACTTATTGTTGATAAATATTTATCTTTGAAAAAATAATGTCTTTAAAACCTAAAGTAGATTTGCAAGTTTTTTGATGCCCTTGTTTGCTACATGAGTGTAGATTTGAGTCGTTTTCAAGTCTTTATGACCCAGTAATTGTTGTATGTACCTTATATCTGCGCCACTCTTTAATAAATGAGTGGCAAAACTATGCCTTAGTGTGTGAGGAGTCACGTTCTTCT containing:
- a CDS encoding tyrosine-type recombinase/integrase, with the protein product MYGINKDGLVFVSQRDGKYNKRTIQQIIKSASKKVGIKKNVTPHTLRHSFATHLLKSGADIRYIQQLLGHKDLKTTQIYTHVANKGIKKLANLL